Proteins found in one Mucilaginibacter gracilis genomic segment:
- a CDS encoding acetyl-CoA C-acyltransferase: MAQEAYIIARYRTAVGKAPRGVFRFKRADDLAAEVIRALVASVPGLDKDRIDDVIVGNATPEAEQGLNVARLISLMGLDTDKVPGVVMNRYCASGLETIATATAKIRAGMADCIIAGGVEVMSTIPMGGWKIVPNETVAMTHPDWYWNMGLTAEAVAKEYKVSREDQDEFSYNSHQKAIKAIQNGHMKEGVLPITVKETYLDANLKKKTKEYVVDTDEGPRADTSIDKLAKLKPVFMADGVVTAGNSSQTSDGAAFVLVVSEKMLKELNVQPIARLVSYGVAGVPPRIMGIGPIYAIPKALAQAGMTLDQIDLFELNEAFASQSLAVVRELGIDQTKVNVNGGAIALGHPLGCTGAKLTVQLMNELKRTNQKYGIVTMCVGTGQGAAGVFEML; the protein is encoded by the coding sequence ATGGCACAAGAAGCATATATTATAGCAAGATACAGAACCGCAGTTGGCAAGGCCCCGCGTGGTGTTTTTCGTTTTAAAAGGGCCGATGATTTGGCAGCGGAGGTAATCCGTGCTTTAGTGGCATCGGTTCCGGGGCTTGATAAAGACCGTATAGACGATGTAATTGTGGGTAATGCTACGCCCGAAGCCGAGCAGGGTTTAAACGTTGCCCGTTTAATTTCGTTAATGGGATTAGATACCGATAAGGTACCCGGCGTGGTGATGAATCGTTATTGCGCATCGGGCCTGGAAACTATTGCTACCGCTACGGCCAAAATACGCGCCGGCATGGCCGATTGTATTATTGCAGGTGGGGTAGAAGTAATGTCTACAATACCGATGGGAGGCTGGAAAATTGTCCCTAACGAAACCGTAGCCATGACGCATCCGGATTGGTACTGGAACATGGGCCTAACTGCCGAGGCTGTTGCTAAGGAGTATAAAGTTAGCCGCGAAGACCAGGATGAGTTTTCGTATAACTCGCACCAAAAGGCGATCAAGGCCATCCAAAACGGGCACATGAAAGAAGGCGTACTGCCTATCACCGTAAAGGAAACCTATTTGGATGCCAACCTGAAAAAGAAAACCAAAGAATACGTAGTTGATACCGACGAGGGCCCGCGTGCCGATACCAGTATTGATAAACTGGCTAAACTAAAGCCCGTTTTTATGGCCGATGGCGTAGTAACGGCAGGTAACTCGTCGCAAACGTCGGACGGTGCTGCATTTGTGCTGGTAGTATCGGAGAAAATGCTGAAAGAATTGAACGTACAACCTATAGCCCGTTTGGTTAGCTACGGCGTGGCAGGCGTGCCGCCGCGTATTATGGGTATTGGCCCAATTTACGCTATCCCGAAAGCACTCGCTCAAGCTGGTATGACTTTAGACCAAATTGATTTATTTGAATTGAACGAAGCCTTTGCATCGCAATCGTTAGCAGTGGTACGCGAATTAGGTATCGATCAAACAAAAGTTAACGTAAACGGCGGTGCTATTGCATTGGGCCATCCGCTGGGTTGTACCGGTGCTAAATTAACTGTGCAGTTAATGAATGAGCTGAAGCGTACCAACCAGAAATATGGTATTGTAACGATGTGCGTAGGTACGGGCCAGGGTGCTGCGGGTGTGTTTGAAATGTTATAA
- a CDS encoding four helix bundle protein has protein sequence MHNIRELKVWNKAIDLAVKVYKISADFPSDERFGLISQTRRSSVSIPSNISEGAGRNTNGEFKQFLGIANGSSYELQTQMVIANRLGFIDTQLCDEVLDNIDEIQKTTYNLQKTLNK, from the coding sequence ATGCATAATATCAGGGAACTTAAAGTTTGGAATAAGGCAATCGATCTTGCAGTGAAGGTTTATAAGATTTCTGCCGACTTTCCTTCAGATGAGCGGTTTGGCTTAATCTCGCAAACCAGACGTTCGTCAGTTTCAATTCCTTCAAATATTTCTGAGGGTGCAGGTAGAAATACGAATGGTGAGTTCAAGCAATTTTTAGGTATAGCCAATGGTTCTTCTTACGAACTGCAAACACAAATGGTAATTGCCAATAGATTAGGATTTATTGATACTCAATTATGTGACGAGGTATTAGATAATATTGATGAGATCCAAAAGACGACCTATAACCTGCAAAAAACATTAAATAAATAA
- a CDS encoding acyl-CoA dehydrogenase family protein: METIEKKVIKGGEFVIRETDAQDIFIPEEFDEESQMIKKTCEDFLAAEVFPNLDRIDSQEEGLMPSLMDKAGELGLLSVSIPEEYGGFGKNFNTSMLVADAIGAGYSFAVALSAHTGIGTLPILYYGNAEQKAKYVPKLGTGEWKAAYCLTEPNSGSDANSGRTKAKLNDAGTHYLITGQKMWITNGGFADVFVVFAKIDDDANLSAFIVEKTFGGISMNPEEHKLGIKGSSTRQVFFTDCPVPVENLLSERQNGFKIAVNILNIGRIKLGAAAIGSSRMALNYAVNYSNERVQFKLPISKFGAIRYKIAEMATRIYATESAAYRAGQNIEDAYESLVAGGMDSGKAKLKSTEQFAIECAILKVWGSETLDYTVDEGLQIYGGMGYSAEAPMERAYRDSRINRIFEGTNEINRMLIVDMLLKRALKGELDLMTPAMAVAGELMAIPDFGAEDDSPFAYEKKILKNLKKTGLMIAGAAVQKLMATLGKEQEILMNIADIIGYVYVAESTLLRTEKLVNMRGEDACKGQLDMMRIYLHQAVDHTYIAGKEALNSFAEGDEFTAMMMGLKRFTKTNPFNIKDARQRVAKQIIEANKYCY, encoded by the coding sequence ATGGAAACTATAGAAAAAAAAGTAATTAAAGGTGGCGAATTTGTTATTCGCGAAACCGACGCGCAGGATATTTTTATTCCTGAAGAGTTTGACGAGGAATCGCAGATGATTAAAAAAACCTGTGAGGATTTTTTAGCCGCAGAGGTTTTCCCAAATCTTGATCGTATCGATTCGCAGGAAGAAGGCTTAATGCCCAGTTTGATGGATAAGGCCGGCGAATTGGGTTTGCTGAGCGTTTCTATCCCCGAAGAATACGGCGGCTTTGGCAAAAACTTTAATACCTCAATGCTGGTTGCCGATGCTATTGGTGCAGGTTATTCTTTCGCCGTGGCATTATCTGCTCATACGGGTATTGGCACCTTGCCTATACTGTACTACGGTAACGCCGAGCAAAAGGCTAAATACGTACCCAAATTAGGTACTGGCGAGTGGAAAGCCGCTTACTGCTTAACCGAACCAAATTCGGGCTCGGATGCTAACTCGGGCCGTACCAAGGCCAAGTTGAACGATGCCGGTACGCATTACTTAATTACAGGGCAAAAAATGTGGATCACCAATGGTGGTTTTGCCGATGTATTTGTGGTTTTCGCTAAAATAGACGACGACGCCAATTTGAGCGCATTCATCGTCGAAAAAACATTCGGCGGTATCAGCATGAACCCCGAAGAACATAAATTGGGTATCAAAGGCTCGTCAACCCGCCAGGTTTTCTTTACAGATTGCCCTGTTCCGGTTGAAAACTTATTATCCGAGCGTCAAAACGGATTTAAGATAGCCGTTAATATTTTGAATATTGGTCGTATTAAATTAGGGGCTGCCGCTATCGGTTCATCGCGCATGGCGCTTAATTATGCGGTTAACTACTCCAATGAGCGGGTACAGTTTAAACTGCCTATTTCAAAATTTGGTGCCATCCGCTATAAAATAGCCGAAATGGCAACCCGTATTTATGCTACCGAAAGCGCGGCATACCGTGCAGGGCAAAACATTGAGGATGCCTACGAATCGTTAGTAGCCGGAGGGATGGATAGTGGCAAGGCCAAACTAAAATCGACCGAGCAATTTGCTATTGAGTGTGCCATACTGAAAGTTTGGGGATCGGAAACGCTGGATTATACTGTTGACGAGGGTTTGCAAATATATGGCGGCATGGGTTATAGTGCCGAGGCACCGATGGAGCGCGCTTATCGCGATAGCCGCATTAACCGGATATTTGAAGGCACAAACGAGATTAACCGGATGCTGATTGTGGATATGTTATTAAAACGCGCCCTAAAAGGCGAGCTTGATTTAATGACACCCGCTATGGCTGTTGCCGGAGAGCTGATGGCTATTCCGGATTTTGGTGCCGAAGATGATTCGCCTTTTGCTTACGAGAAAAAGATACTCAAAAACCTAAAGAAAACAGGGTTAATGATTGCAGGTGCCGCCGTTCAGAAATTAATGGCTACCTTAGGTAAAGAGCAGGAGATATTGATGAACATTGCCGATATTATTGGTTATGTGTATGTTGCCGAATCGACCCTGTTACGTACCGAGAAATTGGTCAATATGCGCGGTGAAGACGCCTGCAAGGGGCAGTTAGATATGATGAGGATATACCTGCACCAGGCGGTTGACCATACCTACATAGCCGGAAAAGAAGCCTTAAACTCGTTTGCCGAAGGCGACGAATTTACCGCCATGATGATGGGCCTTAAACGCTTTACCAAAACCAATCCGTTTAATATTAAGGATGCAAGGCAGCGCGTGGCCAAACAAATTATTGAGGCCAATAAATATTGTTATTAA
- a CDS encoding FKBP-type peptidyl-prolyl cis-trans isomerase produces MGKILLLSFIVGIIISGCGKVNTLADNARLQAAADSIIIHKYITDNNLTGVAKEIKTTGEFYIIDTLGTGSALFTSSTLVTVGYKGSLLGSSSTFINNFGVFHPSFALGTVIQGWQLGLPLIKKGGTIRLIVPSGYAYGPYPQSDYGLPANAILDFTIKLYDITN; encoded by the coding sequence ATGGGCAAAATACTGTTGTTGAGTTTTATTGTGGGCATAATTATAAGCGGGTGTGGTAAAGTAAACACCCTTGCAGATAACGCACGCCTGCAAGCCGCTGCCGACAGCATTATTATACACAAATACATTACAGATAATAACCTTACCGGCGTGGCCAAAGAGATAAAAACAACCGGCGAATTTTACATTATTGATACCTTGGGTACAGGTAGTGCATTGTTCACCAGTTCAACATTGGTAACCGTTGGCTATAAGGGCAGTTTACTAGGCAGTAGCAGCACTTTTATTAATAATTTTGGTGTGTTTCATCCTTCGTTTGCGCTGGGTACCGTTATTCAGGGTTGGCAATTGGGCCTGCCGCTGATAAAAAAGGGCGGCACCATTAGGCTAATAGTACCTTCGGGATATGCTTACGGGCCATATCCGCAAAGCGACTACGGCTTACCTGCAAATGCTATACTTGATTTTACAATAAAACTTTACGATATAACCAACTAA
- a CDS encoding FKBP-type peptidyl-prolyl cis-trans isomerase has product MKQTLYTLVVFCAFGLLSCRKNSGDFTIKQYDEDKIKTYINNNNLSAVMKRDTSGGDTTGIYYQIITPAPVTATPIAYSDRVSFVYTVKSFDGSYSSTDTIFNHTYTYSAYVTPDGLQLAIKSIAKYKGTKIRVLIPSRLAYGINGTTLSGYNTSGTVVYSIIGGNQCLDYTITILDDTKQAAYDDLSIQKYMAANGLTGQYQKTASGSYYREIQVGTGTDVIGMNSTVGVQYTGTLFNGTIAEQANTTDGSAAYTFTLWDERPAWQDVLPHVKAGSKLSIITPSSQSYGQSTYSGSTVTIPAFSCLRYDINVISVSN; this is encoded by the coding sequence ATGAAACAAACTTTATATACCCTTGTGGTATTTTGTGCTTTCGGCCTATTGTCGTGCCGCAAAAACAGCGGCGATTTTACCATAAAGCAATACGATGAAGATAAGATAAAAACCTATATCAATAATAACAACTTATCAGCGGTAATGAAACGCGATACATCTGGCGGCGATACTACAGGTATTTATTACCAGATAATTACCCCGGCTCCGGTTACGGCCACGCCCATTGCTTATTCGGACAGGGTTTCGTTTGTTTACACCGTAAAATCTTTTGATGGTTCTTACTCATCAACCGATACAATTTTCAATCACACCTATACCTATTCGGCTTATGTTACACCCGATGGCCTGCAATTAGCAATAAAAAGCATAGCTAAATATAAGGGTACAAAAATAAGAGTGCTTATACCATCGCGCCTGGCATATGGTATTAACGGCACAACCCTTAGCGGTTACAATACCTCGGGCACGGTTGTGTACAGTATAATTGGCGGTAACCAATGTTTAGATTATACAATCACTATACTTGATGATACCAAGCAAGCTGCTTATGACGACTTGAGCATTCAAAAATATATGGCCGCCAACGGCTTAACAGGCCAGTACCAAAAAACAGCTTCGGGTTCGTATTACAGAGAAATACAAGTAGGTACCGGTACCGATGTGATCGGGATGAATTCTACTGTTGGGGTTCAATACACAGGTACTTTATTTAACGGTACTATTGCTGAGCAAGCTAACACTACCGACGGTAGCGCTGCATATACTTTTACATTATGGGATGAGAGGCCTGCCTGGCAAGATGTTCTTCCACATGTAAAAGCAGGTTCTAAACTATCTATAATAACGCCGTCATCTCAGTCTTACGGGCAATCGACATATTCGGGTAGTACTGTTACTATTCCTGCGTTTAGCTGTTTGCGTTATGATATTAACGTAATTAGTGTTAGCAACTGA
- a CDS encoding cryptochrome/photolyase family protein: MKQAISIFWFRRDLRLNDNAGLYHALKGPNPVLPLFIFDSEILDKLADKDDARVSFIYKTVEALQGQLKHHHSSILVKHARPYQAWAEVLDQYNVTAVYTNHDYEPYAATRDGELKTFFAAKGIAFNTYKDQVIFEKNEVVKDDQKPYTVFTPYKRKWYDKLKPFYLKPYPTEKYLDNLFKTNAFDTPTLKQLGFVETKTAFPPIAYVNIINHYAERRDFPAVEGTSHIGLHLRFGTESIRQLAHDANLAIEKTWLNELIWREFYMMVLYHFPNTATHAFKPDYEGIKWRNNEHEFKAWCDGQTGYPLVDAGMRQLNQTGYMHNRVRMVTASFLSKHLLIDWRWGENYFARKLLDYEMASNVGGWQWAAGCGTDAAPYFRVFSPELQLKKFDPQLQYIKKWVPEYADFGKYPKPIVDHAFARDRCLKAFKEALSK; this comes from the coding sequence ATGAAACAGGCTATCAGTATTTTTTGGTTTCGCCGCGATTTACGGCTTAACGACAACGCAGGTTTATACCATGCCCTTAAAGGGCCAAACCCTGTTTTACCGCTATTTATTTTTGATAGCGAAATACTGGATAAACTTGCCGATAAAGATGATGCCCGGGTATCGTTCATTTATAAAACGGTTGAAGCTTTGCAGGGCCAGCTTAAACACCACCACTCGTCCATACTGGTTAAACACGCCAGGCCTTACCAGGCCTGGGCCGAAGTATTGGACCAATACAACGTAACCGCAGTATACACCAACCACGATTATGAGCCCTACGCTGCTACGCGCGATGGTGAATTGAAAACTTTTTTTGCCGCAAAGGGAATTGCTTTTAACACTTATAAAGACCAGGTTATATTTGAAAAAAACGAGGTTGTAAAAGACGACCAGAAACCCTATACCGTTTTTACCCCCTACAAGCGCAAGTGGTACGATAAATTAAAACCATTTTATTTAAAACCTTATCCAACCGAAAAATATCTGGATAATTTGTTTAAAACAAACGCCTTTGATACTCCTACCCTAAAGCAGTTAGGTTTTGTTGAAACCAAAACTGCTTTCCCGCCAATAGCTTATGTTAATATAATTAACCATTATGCCGAGCGGCGCGATTTCCCGGCTGTAGAAGGCACATCGCACATTGGTTTACATTTGCGTTTTGGCACCGAAAGCATAAGGCAACTGGCCCATGATGCCAACCTGGCCATCGAAAAAACATGGCTTAACGAGTTAATTTGGCGCGAGTTTTATATGATGGTTTTATATCATTTCCCCAACACGGCCACCCATGCCTTTAAACCCGACTACGAAGGCATTAAATGGCGCAATAACGAACATGAGTTTAAGGCCTGGTGCGATGGCCAAACGGGTTACCCTTTAGTAGATGCCGGTATGCGCCAGTTAAACCAAACCGGCTATATGCATAACCGGGTACGCATGGTAACGGCCAGCTTTTTGAGTAAACATTTGTTGATTGACTGGCGCTGGGGCGAAAACTACTTTGCCCGTAAATTATTGGATTACGAAATGGCCAGCAACGTTGGCGGTTGGCAATGGGCCGCAGGCTGCGGCACAGATGCTGCCCCATACTTCAGGGTTTTTAGCCCCGAGTTGCAGTTGAAAAAATTTGACCCCCAACTTCAATACATAAAAAAATGGGTTCCGGAATATGCCGACTTCGGCAAATATCCAAAACCCATTGTTGACCACGCCTTTGCGCGCGACCGTTGCCTTAAAGCTTTTAAAGAGGCTTTAAGCAAATAA
- a CDS encoding RNA polymerase sigma factor: MEAVYVDKHYNLVVECKQGSKKAHYELYKLYSKAMLNTAFRIVDNLDEAQDVLQEAFLDAFARIKDFRQETTFGLWLKQIVVHRCINQLRKRKMELVDINDEQIENLADADEADDGELQYKVDQVKQAMKLLPEGYRVVLSLYLLEGYDHEEIGQVLNINENTSRTQFLRAKRKLIEILKQKGITS, translated from the coding sequence TTGGAAGCCGTATATGTAGACAAACACTACAACCTGGTGGTTGAGTGTAAACAGGGAAGCAAAAAAGCGCATTACGAGTTATACAAATTATACTCGAAGGCGATGTTAAACACCGCCTTCAGGATAGTTGATAACCTTGACGAGGCGCAGGATGTATTGCAGGAAGCTTTCCTGGATGCCTTTGCGCGGATAAAAGATTTTAGGCAGGAAACAACTTTTGGCCTTTGGCTAAAGCAAATTGTGGTACACCGCTGCATTAACCAGCTGCGCAAACGCAAAATGGAACTGGTTGATATTAACGACGAGCAAATTGAAAACCTTGCCGATGCAGATGAAGCCGATGACGGCGAACTACAATATAAGGTTGACCAGGTTAAGCAAGCCATGAAACTGCTGCCCGAAGGATACCGGGTTGTTTTATCGCTTTATTTACTGGAAGGGTATGACCATGAAGAAATAGGACAAGTTTTAAACATCAACGAAAATACATCACGAACACAATTTTTAAGAGCAAAAAGAAAGTTAATTGAAATTTTGAAACAGAAAGGGATAACATCATGA
- a CDS encoding AAA family ATPase, with amino-acid sequence MNEPLKIAIVGPESTGKSTMSAYLAAYYHTVWVPEFAREYCDNLTEAPTWQDEINMFHGQIALENQLLPQANRLLICDTTFITVKIWSDQMFGQAPQQVLDELTHHHYDYYLLLNIDLPWEDDPLRDFPNLREHFMQVWHTELQALNANYVVISGLGNERYNNAVDAIDSFLAAKLK; translated from the coding sequence ATGAACGAGCCGCTTAAAATAGCAATAGTGGGTCCCGAGTCAACGGGTAAATCTACCATGTCGGCATATCTGGCTGCGTATTACCATACGGTTTGGGTGCCCGAGTTTGCCCGCGAGTATTGCGATAACCTAACCGAAGCGCCTACCTGGCAAGATGAGATTAATATGTTTCACGGCCAAATTGCTTTAGAAAACCAGTTGCTGCCGCAAGCCAACCGCCTGCTTATTTGCGATACTACCTTTATAACCGTAAAAATTTGGAGCGACCAAATGTTTGGCCAAGCCCCGCAACAAGTTTTAGACGAACTTACCCACCACCACTACGACTATTACCTACTGCTAAACATCGACCTGCCCTGGGAAGACGACCCGCTACGCGATTTCCCTAACCTGCGCGAGCATTTTATGCAGGTTTGGCATACCGAACTACAGGCTCTAAATGCAAACTATGTAGTTATTTCGGGCTTGGGTAATGAGAGGTACAACAATGCTGTTGATGCTATTGACTCATTTTTGGCTGCCAAATTAAAGTAA
- the pnuC gene encoding nicotinamide riboside transporter PnuC, with product MEFLRSVENWWILQSLLERIGFITGIICVLLAALNIIWNWPFAIVSTGLYIFVFATHQLYADMGQYVYLFISNIYGWYYWSRRPKSQKAIPVIRISKKQVWWSVIIIAVLSPVLGFTLTRLAPILHYAPAAFPYLDSFCTVCSLVAQIFLARKVLENWLLWVFVDIIYIGVYSTKNLQLTAILFVIYTGLALFGYLDWRKVYRKQNNIAA from the coding sequence ATGGAATTTTTACGATCGGTTGAAAACTGGTGGATACTGCAAAGCCTGCTAGAAAGGATAGGGTTTATTACCGGCATTATTTGCGTTTTACTTGCCGCCTTAAACATTATTTGGAACTGGCCCTTTGCCATAGTAAGCACCGGCCTGTATATTTTTGTTTTTGCCACCCACCAACTCTATGCCGATATGGGGCAATATGTGTACCTGTTTATCAGCAATATTTATGGCTGGTATTACTGGAGTCGCCGCCCCAAAAGCCAAAAGGCCATACCGGTTATCCGCATATCAAAAAAGCAGGTATGGTGGTCGGTAATTATAATTGCTGTTTTATCGCCGGTTTTAGGATTTACACTAACCAGGCTGGCTCCTATTTTACATTACGCCCCGGCGGCATTTCCTTATCTGGACAGCTTTTGCACGGTTTGCAGCCTTGTGGCCCAAATATTTTTAGCCCGCAAGGTTTTAGAAAACTGGCTGCTATGGGTTTTTGTTGATATTATTTATATCGGCGTTTACAGCACTAAAAACCTGCAACTCACGGCTATCCTTTTTGTGATATATACCGGCCTTGCCCTTTTTGGATATTTGGATTGGCGCAAAGTTTACCGCAAACAAAATAACATTGCAGCATGA
- a CDS encoding helix-turn-helix domain-containing protein yields the protein MLLTDFEYLNTSEIAFKKKVALQIKRLRRQNQVSQEKFYTETNINIARLESGKVDIRLDTLRKICYYFDVSLSGFFQGIY from the coding sequence ATGCTGTTAACCGATTTTGAATATTTAAACACCTCAGAAATCGCTTTTAAAAAAAAGGTGGCCCTGCAAATTAAACGCCTCAGGAGGCAAAACCAGGTGAGCCAGGAAAAATTTTATACCGAAACCAACATTAATATAGCCCGGCTTGAATCGGGCAAGGTAGATATCCGGCTGGATACCCTGCGTAAAATATGCTACTATTTTGACGTTTCCTTATCGGGATTTTTTCAGGGTATCTATTAA